The Dioscorea cayenensis subsp. rotundata cultivar TDr96_F1 chromosome 11, TDr96_F1_v2_PseudoChromosome.rev07_lg8_w22 25.fasta, whole genome shotgun sequence genomic interval ACACAAGGTCGACGGTAACATGCGATCCGACAACTAACTTGGGAAACAAACTCAACCTTCCAGACAAACACAAGGCGGATATCAATGAAGACAATGTAAATGAATCTGGTCTTATATTCCTGCAATGCAAATCACAAAATACACTAATCGCATCATCATACCTTCCTATTTTACAGAGGGAATTAATTAGAATGTTATAGAAAACTAAATCTGGCCCACACCCATTAGATATCATAACATCCAATAAATCGAACAATTCATCATGCATGTTAGACTCAAGAAACCCTTTAATCAGAGTAGTATATGTGGCAACATGAGGAGAGCAACCGGATTCTAACATCTTGCCAAACAACTTACCAGCCATGTCAAGATTGCCGATCTTGCGAtacatatcaatcaaaaacgTCCAAATGGCTACTGAAAACTGCTCACCAACAACAGTCATGAAACCCAGTAATTGTAATAATTCCATTATCTTCCCTTCTTTATGAAAACAATCTAAAACCATTGCATAAGTTCCAGAATTCGGCCAAAATCCTCTATCGATCATCTCTCTAAGCAAAATTCCAACACTCCACCAATCACCATATTTGCATATATTACCAATAACAATGTTGAAAGTTATGAAATTCGGAAATGGAGTCTCTTCAAAAAACCTCAAAGCTGAATCAAAATGGCCAGTTTTGAACAGAATATCAACAACAATATTCCTAGCAAAAGTATTCGGGACAAAACTTCTGCTACGCATTTGGTCGAACGCCTCCAATGCCAAACTATACAAATCTCCACGCCAGTAAACTCTCATCAATACCAACAAAGCTTGCGCCTTTCTGCCACAACCAATGCTCTCCAGCTCGTCTACAATCCCTGAAACGTTCCCAAATCGATCTGATAGGCGGTGGACGACGGGGACCATAAGATCGAAGGAGC includes:
- the LOC120272177 gene encoding putative pentatricopeptide repeat-containing protein At1g16830 isoform X1 — encoded protein: MILGWRRSLQRSLIRTLKTLISQSCERPQPYLSPQLVNLAISKCPSDLISLSFFLWAARQPNYFHDPSSFDLMVPVVHRLSDRFGNVSGIVDELESIGCGRKAQALLVLMRVYWRGDLYSLALEAFDQMRSRSFVPNTFARNIVVDILFKTGHFDSALRFFEETPFPNFITFNIVIGNICKYGDWWSVGILLREMIDRGFWPNSGTYAMVLDCFHKEGKIMELLQLLGFMTVVGEQFSVAIWTFLIDMYRKIGNLDMAGKLFGKMLESGCSPHVATYTTLIKGFLESNMHDELFDLLDVMISNGCGPDLVFYNILINSLCKIGRYDDAISVFCDLHCRNIRPDSFTLSSLISALCLSGRLSLFPKLVVGSHVTVDLVLFNSLLTYLCKAGFPSQAVDFYIDMVSGGIVPDEYSYSRLLNALCSSGRTEIAIKFYGEIVAKNKNVDSYIHTIILDGLIKKGKLPKAIQIFRQGILENYHLDVVSYTVAICGLFQDGRFEEARNLYDQMKQSGIVPNMHTYNVMISGMCKVKDVRAVRQLLGEMRMAGLEMDCISFNKIIGLLIKMHRVHSAYQMYMAMCHSGVKPNRATFSLLLKGLSHAFDGQVGDLQNDFKANIFTSH
- the LOC120272177 gene encoding putative pentatricopeptide repeat-containing protein At1g16830 isoform X3; translated protein: MILGWRRSLQRSLIRTLKTLISQSCERPQPYLSPQLVNLAISKCPSDLISLSFFLWAARQPNYFHDPSSFDLMVPVVHRLSDRFGNVSGIVDELESIGCGRKAQALLVLMRVYWRGDLYSLALEAFDQMRSRSFVPNTFARNIVVDILFKTGHFDSALRFFEETPFPNFITFNIVIGNICKYGDWWSVGILLREMIDRGFWPNSGTYAMVLDCFHKEGKIMELLQLLGFMTVVGEQFSVAIWTFLIDMYRKIGNLDMAGI